A genomic region of Nitrospirota bacterium contains the following coding sequences:
- a CDS encoding tetrahydrofolate dehydrogenase/cyclohydrolase catalytic domain-containing protein: protein MSQLMKGVELSAKILATVKAETDRLAKHGIRAGLALLLVGEDRSSLMYYQAIQSAAARSGIDIFNHTMPATATLNEILNLIKTLNNDERANGILVFLPLPRHIDTRKVVNAIAPEKDADGQGAISVGRLSADESTDQLFEPGFTLSVRSTFLPCTPYGVMRLLEQYGVEVRGKKVVIVGKSLAVGKPLAMMMLVREATVTVCHRETKDLGLETRQADILCSATGRPGLIKADMVKEGAVVVDIGINVLADGTTVGDVEFGAVSHKASLITPVPGGVGPVTIAILLKNTVISAKRMVGVG, encoded by the coding sequence ATGTCGCAACTGATGAAGGGTGTCGAGCTCTCCGCAAAGATTCTGGCAACGGTAAAGGCGGAGACGGACAGATTGGCGAAGCATGGCATTCGGGCGGGCCTCGCCCTCCTGCTCGTCGGGGAGGATAGATCTTCCCTGATGTACTATCAGGCGATCCAGAGCGCGGCGGCCCGCTCGGGCATCGACATCTTCAACCACACGATGCCGGCAACGGCCACGCTGAATGAGATCCTGAACCTGATCAAGACGCTGAATAATGACGAGCGCGCAAACGGGATCCTCGTTTTTCTACCGCTCCCGCGGCACATCGACACCCGGAAGGTCGTGAACGCCATCGCGCCGGAAAAGGACGCTGATGGACAGGGCGCGATCTCCGTGGGCAGGCTGTCGGCCGATGAATCCACGGACCAGCTCTTCGAGCCAGGGTTCACGCTCTCGGTCCGGTCGACCTTCCTGCCGTGCACGCCCTATGGCGTGATGCGCCTGCTGGAACAATACGGCGTTGAGGTCAGGGGGAAGAAGGTCGTGATCGTGGGCAAGAGCCTCGCCGTGGGCAAGCCGCTCGCAATGATGATGCTCGTCCGGGAGGCAACGGTCACGGTCTGCCACCGCGAGACCAAGGACCTCGGCCTCGAGACGAGGCAGGCGGACATCCTGTGCAGCGCAACGGGCCGGCCCGGCCTGATCAAGGCCGACATGGTGAAGGAAGGGGCCGTGGTGGTGGACATCGGGATCAACGTGCTTGCCGACGGGACGACGGTCGGCGATGTGGAGTTCGGCGCCGTCTCGCACAAGGCGTCCCTGATCACGCCCGTGCCCGGCGGCGTGGGGCCAGTGACCATCGCGATCCTGCTCAAGAACACGGTGATCTCAGCCAAGCGGATGGTTGGGGTGGGGTAG
- a CDS encoding flagellar assembly protein T N-terminal domain-containing protein — protein sequence MRSLHLSLMALFLALASSTPAFAQEIKTVTAEGVAAVQQGAVDIARDAAIEDAQKRAVEQAIGIVIDSQTQVENYQLISDKILSQVKGYITRYNVVGENQDSGLLRVRVTADVSMGKLSDDLSAIGILMSQMHKPRTMIMVAEQNIDGSVNAWWLGVRGETDLNVVEHAFMDTFTEKGFEFIDPAVASKEIRVTAPYRVQDLTATQAKMLGKQADAEVVIIGKAVAKLYGEVGGGLKSVQADLTARAVRTDTGQVIATAITHAAAVHISEISAGTEALKKAANQASDEMMTKILALYSREVGGTRPVAITVSGLTKTQFVKFKDVLRNQVRGIKDLHERSFDGTTAKISVDSKTGAQQLSDELVLRDFGTFSVEVVGSTANSLELKVSPK from the coding sequence ATGCGTAGCCTGCATCTGTCATTGATGGCTTTATTCCTTGCCCTCGCATCATCCACTCCTGCGTTCGCCCAGGAGATCAAGACCGTGACTGCCGAGGGCGTTGCCGCGGTCCAGCAGGGCGCCGTCGACATCGCGCGCGACGCGGCGATCGAGGACGCCCAGAAGCGCGCTGTCGAACAGGCCATCGGGATCGTGATCGATTCTCAGACCCAGGTCGAGAACTACCAGTTGATCAGCGATAAGATCCTTTCCCAGGTCAAGGGATATATTACACGATACAATGTGGTCGGCGAGAATCAGGACAGCGGGCTTTTGCGCGTACGCGTCACGGCCGACGTGTCCATGGGCAAGCTGAGCGACGATCTCTCCGCCATCGGCATCCTCATGAGCCAGATGCACAAGCCCAGGACCATGATCATGGTCGCCGAGCAGAACATCGACGGAAGCGTGAACGCCTGGTGGCTGGGTGTGCGCGGGGAGACGGACCTGAACGTGGTGGAGCACGCGTTCATGGACACGTTCACCGAGAAGGGGTTTGAATTCATCGATCCCGCGGTCGCGTCGAAGGAGATCAGGGTGACGGCCCCGTACCGGGTGCAGGACCTGACGGCGACCCAGGCGAAAATGCTCGGGAAGCAGGCAGATGCCGAAGTGGTGATCATCGGCAAGGCCGTCGCCAAACTGTACGGAGAGGTCGGGGGCGGGTTGAAATCGGTGCAGGCGGACCTGACCGCCCGGGCGGTCAGGACGGACACGGGCCAGGTCATCGCAACCGCGATAACCCATGCGGCGGCAGTTCACATCTCGGAGATCAGCGCCGGGACCGAGGCGCTCAAAAAAGCGGCCAACCAGGCGTCCGATGAGATGATGACCAAGATCCTCGCCCTCTACTCGAGGGAAGTGGGCGGCACCCGGCCGGTCGCGATCACGGTGAGCGGCCTGACCAAGACGCAGTTTGTGAAATTCAAGGACGTGCTCAGGAACCAGGTGCGCGGCATCAAGGACCTGCATGAGCGGAGCTTTGACGGTACGACGGCGAAGATCTCCGTTGACTCAAAGACGGGCGCGCAGCAACTGTCGGACGAGCTCGTGCTCAGGGATTTCGGGACCTTCTCGGTCGAGGTCGTGGGATCCACGGCGAATTCGCTGGAATTGAAGGTCTCGCCGAAGTAA
- a CDS encoding pyridoxine 5'-phosphate synthase encodes MSRLSVNIDHIATIRQARKGSEPDPVAAAVLAELAGAEGVIAHLREDRRHVQDRDLRLLREIVQTKLNMEMAATAEMQRIALGVKPDITTLVPEKRQELTTEGGLEVASRAEFIREFIGPLQQAGIIVSLFVDPDERQIAASKKAGADWVEIHTGAYANARYEKEREAEFARIAEAATLAASLGMRVGAGHGLNYVNARKITSLPEVEELNIGHSIISRAALVGMDRAVREMRALIAD; translated from the coding sequence TTGTCCAGGCTGTCCGTGAACATCGATCACATCGCGACGATCCGGCAGGCGCGAAAAGGGAGCGAGCCTGATCCCGTTGCGGCGGCCGTGCTGGCCGAGCTTGCCGGGGCCGAAGGTGTCATCGCCCACCTGCGCGAAGACCGGCGGCATGTGCAGGACCGCGATCTCCGCCTTCTGCGGGAGATCGTGCAGACGAAATTGAACATGGAGATGGCCGCGACCGCTGAGATGCAGCGAATCGCACTCGGCGTGAAGCCGGACATCACGACGCTCGTTCCCGAAAAGCGTCAAGAGCTCACGACCGAGGGTGGCCTCGAGGTCGCCTCCCGGGCAGAGTTCATCAGAGAGTTCATCGGGCCGCTCCAGCAGGCGGGGATCATCGTCAGTCTTTTCGTGGACCCCGATGAGCGGCAGATCGCGGCTTCCAAGAAGGCAGGCGCGGACTGGGTGGAGATTCACACGGGCGCGTACGCGAACGCGCGGTACGAGAAGGAGCGCGAGGCCGAATTCGCCAGGATCGCCGAGGCCGCAACGCTTGCGGCGAGCCTGGGCATGCGCGTCGGGGCAGGGCACGGCCTGAACTATGTGAATGCCCGGAAGATAACGTCCCTCCCCGAGGTAGAGGAACTGAACATCGGCCACAGCATCATCTCCCGTGCCGCGCTGGTCGGAATGGACCGGGCCGTGAGGGAGATGCGGGCATTGATTGCAGACTGA
- the acpS gene encoding holo-ACP synthase — MVNSQHPGGHMIVGIGVDLVKIDRIDKAGRNHPGFLERVFTEREREYCAKQKFSAQHYAGRFAAKEAVLKAIGTGWSAGVKWTDMEVLHGEGGGPIVNISGRVKDLMDLKGVKQVLLSYSHDEGYAVAQVVLVG; from the coding sequence ATGGTAAATTCGCAGCATCCCGGGGGGCACATGATCGTGGGCATCGGCGTCGATCTCGTCAAGATCGACCGCATTGACAAGGCAGGCAGGAACCATCCCGGCTTCCTCGAACGGGTCTTTACCGAACGGGAGCGTGAGTATTGTGCGAAACAGAAGTTTTCGGCGCAGCATTATGCCGGCAGGTTCGCGGCAAAGGAAGCGGTGCTCAAGGCGATCGGAACCGGCTGGAGCGCCGGGGTCAAGTGGACCGACATGGAGGTCCTCCACGGCGAAGGCGGCGGCCCGATCGTGAACATCTCGGGCAGGGTGAAGGACCTCATGGACCTGAAAGGCGTGAAGCAGGTTCTGCTGAGCTATTCCCATGACGAGGGGTACGCCGTGGCCCAGGTAGTGCTGGTGGGGTAG